DNA sequence from the Caulobacter segnis genome:
CCGCCGAGACCGGCTTCCGCGCCATTCTGGCGGTGAGGCCCGACGAGGGCGGGGCCCTCTTCGGCCTGGGCGTGACCCTGATGAACACCCGCCGGTTCCAGGACGCCGCCGACGCCCTGACCCGCGCCGTCGCCACGCCCGAGGTCGAGCCCCTGTGGCGCGCCTGCCTGGCCCAGGCGCTGTACATGACCGGCGACTTCGCCAGCGCCGCCGGGGCCTTCGAAGCGGTCGGCGAGCCCCTGGGCGACGGCGCCCAGCTGACCTGGGCCCGCGCGGCCGCCTACGCCGCCGTCGAGACCACCGCCGCCGAGACGGCGCTGGATCTCTATAAGCGCATCGCCGGCCCCCTGGCCGAGGATCCGGAGACCTTGTTCCGCGAGGGCTTCTCGGTCCTGGTCGCCTTCCAGCGCCTTCCGGCGGCGCGGAAGCTGGGCGACTGGCTGGCGCGGAACACGCCGGACGACCCGGTCCAGGCGCACGAACGCCGCGTGCTGACCGACCAGACCATCGACCGCGCGCCGTCGGAGTATGTCGAGGCGCTGTTCGACGGCTTCGCCGAGCGCTTCGACCGCCAGTTGGTCGACAATCTGGGCTACGACGCCCCGGCCCTGCTGGTCGAGAGGGTCGAGCGGCGCGGCGGACGGTTCGCGCGCATCCTCGACCTCGGCTGCGGGACGGGTCTGGCCGGACCGCACCTGCGCCGCCTCCAGGGACGGCTGACCGGCGTCGACCTGTCGGGCGGCATGCTGGCCCGGGCCGCCGAACGCGGCGACTACGACACTCTGGCCCAGGCCGAAGCCGTGGACTTCATGAGGTCGGCGCCGGCGGACTTCGACCTGATCTTCTCGACCGACGTCCTGATCTATTTTGGCGACCTGACGCCGCTGTTCGCCGCCGCCGCGGAGGCCCTGGCGCCCGGCGGCCTGCTGGCCGTCAGCACCGAGCTGGGCGAGGACGGCTGGACGCTGCTGCCGTCGGCCCGCTACGCCCACGGCGACGCCTATGTCCGCGCGGCCAGCGCGCCCTGGTTCGAGATCGTCGACCGGGCCGAGATCCCGCTGCGCCGCGACGCCGCCGCCGTCACGCCGGGCTGCCTCTACCTGATGACACTCAAGCCGGCCTAGCCGCCCCGCCGCGCGCCCTTGGCGAACAGCAGGTCCGACCAGCGCCAGTGACCGCCGCCCAGGGCGAAGCGGGCTCCGCCGGGGCCGTCGTTCAGGGAGATCAGGACGAGGCCCCGCATCGGTTCGGCGCGGCAGGCGGCCGGGGCGAAGGCGACCTCCATCATGATCATCTCGCGCAGGCCGGCCAGGCCGTCGCCTTCCTCGCCGGTGACCCGAGCCCAGTCGCCGCTCCACACCAGCGGCGCACGGCCGGCGCCGACGGTGGCGCTGTGGGCGCGCATCAGCGAGGCCCGAGCCCGAGGGTTCTTGCGCAGGCCCTCCTGCAGCAGGCGAACCATGTCACAGCCCGCGCCGCCGCCCCCGCCGCCGGAGCCCGAACCGGCGGTCGCCGCGCCCATCAGTTCGGACTCGCCCAGGCCCATGACCGGGCTGGGCGCGGGATCACGGCTGGCGGTGAAGGTCGGAACATTCCTGGGCGGCGGCGTCTTGGTCACGCGCAGGGGTGAGCGCGGCGCGGACCTGGCCGTCGCCTTGGCCGGCTTTTCGGGCGAAGGCGGCTTGGCCGGTGCCTTCACCGGCGACTTGGGCGCGTCGTGCGGCGCGGGCGGCGGCGGAGGGGGCGGCGGTGGCGGCGGCGGCGGCGGATCGACCAGCGAGACCATCACCGACGGCGGCTCCGCCGGCATGGGCGTCACGTGGGCGGCGAACAGGACCGCCACGGCCGCCACGTGCGCGCCGAGGCTCACGACCAGGGCCACGCCCTTCCCGCCGCGTCGTCTCCAATGCGCCATCAGTCCGCCAAGTCACAGGCCGAAGCGCCGGCCCACGACGTAACTCGACCACGCCCCCGCGTCAGGAACGTGGCGATTGGTCTAGCTTGAGGCGGGGGTCGTCAGACCGACAGGTCGACCAGCAGGCCCGTTCCGGCGGCCGGGGCGGCGCGCACGGCCTCCTTCAGCCGATCGGCGACTTCCGCGCGTTCGGCGTTCGAGACTACGGGCTTGATTTCCCGGATCGGCGAGACATAGGCCTCGGTGGCGATCCGGTTGACGGTCAGATCCATCGGCGTCCGGTCACAAAATGACGCCATGATGCTCTCACAACGATCTTAACGAGCGGCTAAGCGCGGCCGTTTCACAGGGCCTGCGTTGACAGACCCCTAGTGAAGCCCCCACTTTCCGGCGCTCGCCTCCAGGGCGATCCGCTTTCCAGCCCAGAGTCAGAATGAACGTCGTCGTCGTCGAGAGCCCGGCCAAGGCCAAGACCATCAACAAGTACCTCGGGTCCGACTACACGGTTCTCGCCTCGTACGGCCATATCCGCGACCTGCCCTCCAAGGATGGCTCGGTCGAACCGGACAACGACTTCGCCATGAGCTGGGAGGTCGACGCCAAGGCTTCCAAGCGCGTCAGCGACATCGTCGACGCCATGAAGAAGGCCGATCGCCTGATTCTGGCCACCGACCCGGATCGCGAAGGGGAAGCGATCAGCTGGCACGTGCTCGAGGTGCTGAACAAGAAGAAGGCGCTGAAGGACAAGTCGGTCCAGCGCGTCACCTTCAACGCCATCACCAAGACGTCCGTGCTGGAGGCCATGGCCAATCCGCGCGACGTCGACATGGAGTTGGTCGAGGCCTATCTCGCCCGCCGCGCCCTGGACTACCTGGTCGGCTTCACCCTCTCGCCGGTGCTGTGGCGCAAGCTGCCGGGCAGCCGCTCGGCCGGCCGCGTGCAGTCGGTCTGCCTGCGCCTGATCGTCGACCGCGAGATCGAGATCGAGCGCTTCAAGACCCAGGAATACTGGACCGTCGACGCCGACGTCTCGGCCGGCGCCGACCCGTTCCAGGCCCGCCTGGTCAAGCACGAGGGCAAGAAGCTCACCAAGTTCGACCTCGGTAACGAGACCTCGGCCCTGGCCGCCAAGGCCGCCGTCACCAACGCCGTATTCAAGGTCGCCGCCGTCGAGAAGAAGCCCGGCAAGCGCTCGCCCGCCCCGCCCTTCACCACCTCGACCCTGCAGCAGGAAGCCGCGCGCAAGCTGGGCTTCTCGGCCCAGCGCACCATGCAGGCCGCCCAGAAGCTGTACGAAGGCATCGACATCGGCGGCGAGACCGTGGGTCTCATCACCTACATGCGGACCGACGGCGTGTCGGTCGAGCCCGAAGGCATCGCCGAGGCGCGCAGCGTGATCGGCAATGTCTATGGCGCACCTTACGTCCCCGAGACGCCGCGCTACTACAAGGCCAAGGCCAAGAACGCCCAGGAGGCCCACGAAGCCATCCGGCCGACCAGCCTGAACCGCAACCCGGGCTCGCTGCGCCTGGAGTCGGATCTGGGCCGTCTGTACGAGCTGATCTGGAAGCGGATGATCGCCTCCCAGATGGAAAGCGCCCGCATCGAGCGCACCACGGTCGACCTGGAGAGCGCCGACGGCCAGACCGGCCTGCGCGCCACGGGCCAGGTCGTGCTCTTCCCCGGCTATCTGGCCGTCTATGAAGAAGGCCGCGACGACGAGGAAGGCGAGGACAGCGCCCGCCTGCCCGTGATCGAGGAAGGGGCCGCGGCCAAGGTCATCGAGGCCCGCGCCGACCAGCACTTCACCGAACCGCCGCCGCGCTATTCGGAAGCCAGCCTGGTCAAGAAGATGGAAGAGCTGGGGATCGGCCGCCCGTCGACCTACGCCTCGGTCCTGACCGTGCTGCGCGACCGCGAATACGTGAAGATGGACAAGCAGCGCTTCGTCCCCGAGGACAAGGGCCGCCTGGTCACCGCGTTCCTGGAGCAGTTCTTCAAGCGCTACGTCGAGTACGACTTCACCGCCGCGCTCGAAGAGCAGCTGGACCTGGTGTCGGACGGCAAGCTGGACTGGAAGCAGTTCCTTCGCGACTTCTGGAAGGACTTCCACGCCGCCGTCGGCGAGATCGCCGAGTTGCGCACCACCAACGTCCTGGACGCGCTGAACGAGGCCCTGGGCCCGCACATCTTCCCGGACAAGGGCGACGGTTCGGACCCGCGCCTGTGCCCGACCTGCCATAGCGGCCAGCTGTCGCTGAAGACCGGCAAGTTCGGGGCCTTCATCGGCTGCTCGAACTATCCGGAATGCCGCTACACCCGCCAACTGGGCGTGTCGGAAGGCGACGGCGAGGCCGAGAGCGCCGACAAGGAACTGGGGATCAATCCCGCCAGCGGCAGCGCCGTGTGGCTGAAGAACGGCCGCTTCGGCCCCTATGTCGAGGAGCTGGCGGCCGAGGGCAGCGGCGACAAGCCCAAGCGCTCGTCCCTGCCCAAGGGCTGGATCGCCTCGGCCATGGACCTGGAGAAGGCCCTGCGCCTGCTGTCGCTGCCGCGCGAGGTGGGCAAGCACCCGGACGACGGCAAGGTCATCACCGCGGGCCTGGGGCGCTTCGGGCCGTTCGTGCTGCACGACGGCACCTACGCCAACCTGGAGAACCCCGACGAGGTGTTCGACGTCGGCCTGAACCGCGCCGTCGCCATCCTGGCCGACAAGCGGGCCGGCAGCGGGCGTCCGCAGCGCGGCGCCGCGACGGCCCTGGCCGAACTGGGCAATCACCCCGAGGACGGCAAGCCGGTGCGCGTGCTGTCGGGGCGCTTTGGCCCCTACATCAAGCACGGCGACACCAACGCCAACGTGCCCAAGGGCAAGGATCCAGCGGCCCTGACCATCGAGGAGGCCGTGGCCCTGCTGGCCGAGCGCGCCGCCAAGGGCGGCGGCAAGAAGCCCGCGAAGAAGGCGGCCGCGCCGAAGAAGGCCGCCAAGGCGGAAGGCGACGCGCCGGCCAAGAAGACGGCCGCGAAGAAGCCCGCCGCCAAGAAGCCGGCGGCGAAGAAGGCCGCGCCCAAGAGCAAGGCCGGGGCCGCCGCGTCCTCGGACGACGGCGCCGCGCCGTGGGACGACGACGCCTGAATCTGTTCAGGCGCCAGGGAGAAGAGTAGAGTTCGACCATGACGACGCTGGAACGTCCTCTGCCCCTGCATGTCGTGGTGTCCGCGCTAGTGCTGTGCTGCGTGGCCGGTTTCGCCATGGGCCTGACCAACGCCATGAAGATCGACCACGGCGGCGGCGAGGTCTCCAAGCAGCCGCTGGCCGAGGTCTCGGGGGTGCCGGTCAAGGACGCCGCCCCCGCCCTCGCCTACGAGCCGCCGCCGGTCGAGGCCCCCAAGCCCAAGGCCGTCGAGGTCGAGACCGTCGAGCGGGAAGCCCCGGCCCCGGTCATCGAGGCCCCACCCGCGACGCCGGCCCCAGCCGCCGCCGCGCCTGCCGCGCCCAAGCCGGCCGACCCGCCGCCGCCCCGGTCGATCGAGGATTTGTACTGATCCCTCTCCCCCAAGGGGGAGGAGAGTTTCTCTTGGCCATCCGCCCCTGAAGCGCGGTAAGGCAGGACATGGCCAAACCTCGCCCGCCGCACGGCTCCAAGACCAAGACCTTCAAGCCCAAGCCCGCCGCCGGCCTGCCCGACCGCGAGACGCTGCTGGCGTTCCTGCGCGACGCCGGCGAAACCGGCAAGGCCGACATCGCCCGTCACTTCGGCCTGAAGGGCGGCGATCGCCGGGCCCTGCGCGAGATGATCCGCGAGCTGGAAGCCCAGGGCGCCCTGGCCAAGCGCGGCCGGAAAGGCTTCGCCGAGGCCGGCTCGCTGCCGCCGGTCGGTGTGGCCGACGTGGTCGAGCGCGATGGCGACGGCGAGCTCTATGTCAAGCTGACCAAGTCGGACGACGACGTGTCCAACGTCCGCCTGGCGCCCGGCAAGGGCGAGGCCGCGGCCGGCGCGCCGGGCCTGGGCGACCGCCTGCTGGTCCGCTTCGAACGGCTGGAGACCGGCGAGTTCGAGGCCAAGCTGATCAAGAAGCTGGGCCAGAGCGCCCACAAGGTGCTGGGCGTCATCCGCAAGCACCGCAAGGAGATCCGCGTCGAGCCGGTCGACCGCAAGTCCAAGGACGTCCTGGTCCTCGACCCCAGCGTCGCCCACGACCTGAAGGAGGGCGACCTGGTGCTGGCGCAGGTCGGCACGCATGGCGGCCGTTACGGTCCCAAGCCCGGCAAGGTGCTGGAGGTGGTCGGGAGCGAGAACGATCCCCGCGCGGCCTCGCTGATCGCCATCCACAGCCACGGCATCCCGACCGGCTTCTCCGAAGAGGCCGAGCGCGAGGCCAAGGCCGCCGTCGAGCCGACCCTGGCCGGGCGCGAGGACCTGCGCAAGCTGCCGTTCGTGACCATCGACCCGGTGGACGCCCGCGACCACGACGACGCCGTCTACGCCCATCCAGACGAGGACGAGACCAATAAGGGCGGCTGGGTGGTCTGGGTGGCCATCGCCGACGTCGCGGCCTATGTGCGCCCCGGCTCGGCCCTGGACCGCGACGCCCGCGAGAAGGGCAACAGCGTCTACTTCCCCGACCGGGTCGAGCCGATGCTGCCCGAGACCCTGTCGAACGGCCTGTGCTCGCTGCGCGAGAACGAGAACCGCGCCACGCTGGCCGTGCGGATGGTGTTCGACAAGTCGGGCCGCAAGAAGGGCCACAAGTTCGTGCGCGGCCTGATGCGCTCGGCCGCCAAGCTCAGCTACGAGCAGGCCCAGTCGGCGATCGACGGCCAGCCGGACGACAAGAGCGGCCCACTGCTGGAGCCGATCCTGCAACCCCTGTGGGAAGCCTATCGGACGATGAAGATCGGCCGAGACGCCCGCTCGCCCCTGGCGATCGAGAGCGACGAGCGCCGGATCATCATCCGCGAGGGCGAGATCACCTCGATCACCAAGCGCGCCAGCCTGGAAGCCCACAAGCTGATCGAGGAGATGATGGTGCAGGCCAATGTCTGCGCCGCCGAGAGCCTGGAGGCCAAGCGCTCGCCCCTGATCTACCGGGTGCACGACACGCCCAGCCTGGAGAAGGTGCAGAACCTCGCCGACTTCCTTCAGACCCTGGAGATCCGCTGGAACAAGGGCGAGGCCCCGCAGACCTCGCGGTTCAACAAGCTCTTGGAAGAGACCCGCGAGAGCCCGAACGCGGCGATCATCAACGAGGTGGTCCTACGCACCCAGATGCAGGCCCACTACAGCAGCGAGAATATCGGCCACTTCGGCCTGAACCTGGCCAAGTACGCCCACTTCACCAGCCCGATCCGCCGCTATGCCGACCTGATCGTCCATCGGGGCCTGATCCGGGCCCTGGGGCTGGGCGACGATGGCCTCACCGACCAGGACATCGCCCAGATCAAGGACACGGCCGAGGTCATCACCCACGCCGAGCGCCGGGCCATGGCCGCCGAGCGCGACGCCACCGACCGCTACATCGCCGCCTTCCTGGCCGACCGGGTCGGCGCGACCTTCGAGGGCCGGATCACCGGCGTCACCCGCTTTGGCCTGTTCATCAAGCTGACGGATACGGGCGCCGACGGCCTGGTGCCGGTCTCGACCCTGGGCCAGGAGTTCTTCGTCCACGACGACAAGATGCACGCCCTGGTCGGCGAGCGGACCGGCAAGCGCTGGCCGCTGGGCCTGGGCGTCGAGGTCAAGCTGGTCGAGGCCACGCCGGTCACGGGCGGCCTGTTGTTCGAGATGCTCAGCGACCCGCTGCCGCCCGACCCGAAGATGCCGCGGCCCAGGCTGGGCGCGCGGCGGCAGGCGGCGGTGAAGCCGCGCGGCGGGCTACCCAAGGGCGTGCGGCGCGGCAAGCGGCGTTGACGCGCAATCCTCCCCCGCTAGGGGGAGGATTTGATCGCCGCCTCGAGTTTGTCCGCCATCATCTTCTGATCCGCCACGGACGGGTGCCAGTGGCACGCGCCGCGGTCCATGTCGGTGATCCGCACCGCCGTCGCGCCCGTGCGGCTCGCCACCTCGGCCACGTCGTCGGCGAAGGTGTCGCCGGCGATCAGGAACACCCGCGCGCCCGGCCGGCCGGCCTTCAGGCCCTGGACGAAGGCCACGTAGGTTTCGCGGTAGTCCTTGCGCAGCGCCGCCTCGTCGGCCCAGGCCTCGCCCGGATGCAGCGGCGTCGAGAAGTCGTTCGTGCCTAGGCCCACGACCACCACGTCGGGCTTCCACGGGTCGTTCGCCGCCACGCGCGGCTCGGCCTGGCCCGGGATCAGGCGCGGGAACAGCGCCGGCAGCGGTTCGCCGGCCGCCACGCCGTTGTAGTTGCGCACCACGCCCCGGCCCGAGAAGGCCTCGATGCGGTAGTCGGCGTCGAGCCGCCCCGCCAGGATCGGCCCGAAGGCCAGGCTGGTGTCGGTCAGGTCGTGGACCTGGCTCTCGGTGCAGTCGCGACTGGCCGAGCGGACGCCGTAGCCGACCGTATGGGAGTCGCCGATGAACTCGATGCGGCGCGAGCGGGCCGGCGCCGGCAGCGCCCTGCCCTGCGCTCCCACGAAGAAGCCCTCGAACCGCGCCGAACCGGTCTGGCTCTCGGTCAGCTTGTCCAGCCGCACGACGTGCTCGCCCGGGCCCAGGGCGTCGAGCTTCAGCCGCGTCTCGCCGGCCTTCGTCAGCTCGGCCTTGCGCACGCCGTCGACGCTGACCGCCAGGTGCTCGGCGCCCGTGTTCACCGCGACCTCGATCGACGGCCCGGAGAACCGCCCCTCGAAATAGACCCCCGGCCAGCCGAAGTCGTACGCCCCGGCCTGCCCTCCTTTTGGCGCCGGCGCGACGCGGCCGCCGATGTTCAGCGGCAAGGCGGTCTGGCTCCAGGCGGGCGTGGATACGGCGAGAGCGGCGGCGAGGAGCAGGTGGCGCATGCTCTTCTTCTCAAGCGGGATGCGAGTCTCGTCAAACCCCGCTAAGCAGGCGGCCATGCGCGCCGAGATCGAACCCTTCCACGCCATCGCCATCAGCCGCCTGGCCCACCAGCTGAAGATGGAGGGTCGCTCGATCATCCACATGGAGTTCGGCCAGCCCTCGACGGGGGCGCCCAGCAAGGCGATCGCCAAGGCCCACCAGATCCTCGACGCCGAGGCCATGGGCTACTGGGAAAGCCCGCTGCTGCGTCAGCGCATCGCCGAGCGCTACCAGACCCTGTACGGCGTCACGGTCGAGCCCGAGCGGATCGTGCTGACCTGCGGGGCCTCGCCAGCGCTCGTCTTGGCGCTCTCCAGCGTGTTCACGCCCGGCGATCGCATCGCCCTGGCCCGCCCCGGCTACGTCGCCTACCGCAACAGCCTGAAGGCCCTGCACCTGGAGCCCGTCGAGATCGCCTGCGGGCCGGAAGACCGCTTCCAGCTGACGGCGAAGCACCTGGCCGAGCTGGAGCCCGCCCCGGCCGGCGTCATCGTCGCCAGCCCGGCCAACCCGACCGGCACGATCATCGCGCCCGAGGAGCTGGAAGCCATCGCCAAGGTCTGCCGCGCGCGCGGCATCCGCATCATCAGCGACGAGATCTATCACGGCCTGTCCTACACCGGCCGCACGCCCTCGATGCTGGAGTTCGCGCCCGACGCCCTGATCGTCAACAGCTTCAGCAAGTACTTCAGCATGGCCGGCTGGCGGCTGGGCTGGCTGCTGACGCCCAAGGGCGAGGACCTGGACCGGGCGCGGGCCTATGTCGGCAACCTGTTCCTGACCGCGCCGTCGCTGAGCCAGCACGCCGGCCTGGCGGCCATGGACTGCATCGACGAGCTGGAAGCCCATATCGACGTCTATCGCAGAAATCGCCAGCTGATGCTGGACGCCCTGCCGGCCCTGGGCCTCAAGCAGATCGCCCCGCCGGACGGCGCCTTCTACATCTGGGCCAACATCGGCCACCTGACCGACGACTCGCTGAGCTTCTGCCAGCAGTTGTTGAAGGACACGGGCGTGGCGACGGCGCCGGGGGTGGATTTCGATCCCGTCGAGGGCAACCACTTCATCCGCTTCAGCTTCGCGGTGTCCACGGCCGAGGTCGAGGAGGCCCTGCGGCGGATCACGCCGTGGTTCGAGGCGCGGGCGGCGGCTGCCTAGAAATCCTCCCCCGCTAGCGGGAGGATTCGGAGCCCCTATTTCCGCTCCAGATAATCCAGCGCCATGAACACCTCGGCCTTGACGCCGGTCTCCAGCACCGCCTCGTCGACGTCGAAGAATGGCGAGTGGTTGGCCGGGGCTGTCGCGGCCGGGACGTCGGCCTTGCGGCCGCCCAGCTGGACGAACACCGACGGGACCTTCTCGGCGTAGAGCGAGAAGTCCTCGGCCCCAGTGACCAGCGGCGCGTTGTCGTCGACCTTGCCGGGGGAAGCCTTCTCGAGGCTGGCCTTGACCCACTTGGACAGCGCCGGGTCGTTGTAGGTCACCGGATAGGGCTGACTGAACACCGCCTGCGCCTTGGCGCCGTAGCGGTCGCCGATGGCGGCGACGGCCTTCTGGACTTTCAGGACCAGGTCGTCGTGGCGGGTGGTGGAGAAGGTCCGCATGGTCCCCTCCATCTTCAGGTCCTCGGGGATGATGTTCTGGCGCATGCCCATGTTGATCACCGCGATCGTCACCACCGAGGGCGAGGCGCCCACGTCCACCTGGCGGGCGGCGATCTGGTTCATGGCCTGGATGATGTCGGCCG
Encoded proteins:
- a CDS encoding SGNH/GDSL hydrolase family protein, coding for MRHLLLAAALAVSTPAWSQTALPLNIGGRVAPAPKGGQAGAYDFGWPGVYFEGRFSGPSIEVAVNTGAEHLAVSVDGVRKAELTKAGETRLKLDALGPGEHVVRLDKLTESQTGSARFEGFFVGAQGRALPAPARSRRIEFIGDSHTVGYGVRSASRDCTESQVHDLTDTSLAFGPILAGRLDADYRIEAFSGRGVVRNYNGVAAGEPLPALFPRLIPGQAEPRVAANDPWKPDVVVVGLGTNDFSTPLHPGEAWADEAALRKDYRETYVAFVQGLKAGRPGARVFLIAGDTFADDVAEVASRTGATAVRITDMDRGACHWHPSVADQKMMADKLEAAIKSSP
- a CDS encoding pyridoxal phosphate-dependent aminotransferase, producing the protein MRAEIEPFHAIAISRLAHQLKMEGRSIIHMEFGQPSTGAPSKAIAKAHQILDAEAMGYWESPLLRQRIAERYQTLYGVTVEPERIVLTCGASPALVLALSSVFTPGDRIALARPGYVAYRNSLKALHLEPVEIACGPEDRFQLTAKHLAELEPAPAGVIVASPANPTGTIIAPEELEAIAKVCRARGIRIISDEIYHGLSYTGRTPSMLEFAPDALIVNSFSKYFSMAGWRLGWLLTPKGEDLDRARAYVGNLFLTAPSLSQHAGLAAMDCIDELEAHIDVYRRNRQLMLDALPALGLKQIAPPDGAFYIWANIGHLTDDSLSFCQQLLKDTGVATAPGVDFDPVEGNHFIRFSFAVSTAEVEEALRRITPWFEARAAAA
- the topA gene encoding type I DNA topoisomerase, encoding MNVVVVESPAKAKTINKYLGSDYTVLASYGHIRDLPSKDGSVEPDNDFAMSWEVDAKASKRVSDIVDAMKKADRLILATDPDREGEAISWHVLEVLNKKKALKDKSVQRVTFNAITKTSVLEAMANPRDVDMELVEAYLARRALDYLVGFTLSPVLWRKLPGSRSAGRVQSVCLRLIVDREIEIERFKTQEYWTVDADVSAGADPFQARLVKHEGKKLTKFDLGNETSALAAKAAVTNAVFKVAAVEKKPGKRSPAPPFTTSTLQQEAARKLGFSAQRTMQAAQKLYEGIDIGGETVGLITYMRTDGVSVEPEGIAEARSVIGNVYGAPYVPETPRYYKAKAKNAQEAHEAIRPTSLNRNPGSLRLESDLGRLYELIWKRMIASQMESARIERTTVDLESADGQTGLRATGQVVLFPGYLAVYEEGRDDEEGEDSARLPVIEEGAAAKVIEARADQHFTEPPPRYSEASLVKKMEELGIGRPSTYASVLTVLRDREYVKMDKQRFVPEDKGRLVTAFLEQFFKRYVEYDFTAALEEQLDLVSDGKLDWKQFLRDFWKDFHAAVGEIAELRTTNVLDALNEALGPHIFPDKGDGSDPRLCPTCHSGQLSLKTGKFGAFIGCSNYPECRYTRQLGVSEGDGEAESADKELGINPASGSAVWLKNGRFGPYVEELAAEGSGDKPKRSSLPKGWIASAMDLEKALRLLSLPREVGKHPDDGKVITAGLGRFGPFVLHDGTYANLENPDEVFDVGLNRAVAILADKRAGSGRPQRGAATALAELGNHPEDGKPVRVLSGRFGPYIKHGDTNANVPKGKDPAALTIEEAVALLAERAAKGGGKKPAKKAAAPKKAAKAEGDAPAKKTAAKKPAAKKPAAKKAAPKSKAGAAASSDDGAAPWDDDA
- the rnr gene encoding ribonuclease R, which translates into the protein MAKPRPPHGSKTKTFKPKPAAGLPDRETLLAFLRDAGETGKADIARHFGLKGGDRRALREMIRELEAQGALAKRGRKGFAEAGSLPPVGVADVVERDGDGELYVKLTKSDDDVSNVRLAPGKGEAAAGAPGLGDRLLVRFERLETGEFEAKLIKKLGQSAHKVLGVIRKHRKEIRVEPVDRKSKDVLVLDPSVAHDLKEGDLVLAQVGTHGGRYGPKPGKVLEVVGSENDPRAASLIAIHSHGIPTGFSEEAEREAKAAVEPTLAGREDLRKLPFVTIDPVDARDHDDAVYAHPDEDETNKGGWVVWVAIADVAAYVRPGSALDRDAREKGNSVYFPDRVEPMLPETLSNGLCSLRENENRATLAVRMVFDKSGRKKGHKFVRGLMRSAAKLSYEQAQSAIDGQPDDKSGPLLEPILQPLWEAYRTMKIGRDARSPLAIESDERRIIIREGEITSITKRASLEAHKLIEEMMVQANVCAAESLEAKRSPLIYRVHDTPSLEKVQNLADFLQTLEIRWNKGEAPQTSRFNKLLEETRESPNAAIINEVVLRTQMQAHYSSENIGHFGLNLAKYAHFTSPIRRYADLIVHRGLIRALGLGDDGLTDQDIAQIKDTAEVITHAERRAMAAERDATDRYIAAFLADRVGATFEGRITGVTRFGLFIKLTDTGADGLVPVSTLGQEFFVHDDKMHALVGERTGKRWPLGLGVEVKLVEATPVTGGLLFEMLSDPLPPDPKMPRPRLGARRQAAVKPRGGLPKGVRRGKRR
- a CDS encoding methyltransferase gives rise to the protein MDNLQETFDRALTAAAEGRFDAAETGFRAILAVRPDEGGALFGLGVTLMNTRRFQDAADALTRAVATPEVEPLWRACLAQALYMTGDFASAAGAFEAVGEPLGDGAQLTWARAAAYAAVETTAAETALDLYKRIAGPLAEDPETLFREGFSVLVAFQRLPAARKLGDWLARNTPDDPVQAHERRVLTDQTIDRAPSEYVEALFDGFAERFDRQLVDNLGYDAPALLVERVERRGGRFARILDLGCGTGLAGPHLRRLQGRLTGVDLSGGMLARAAERGDYDTLAQAEAVDFMRSAPADFDLIFSTDVLIYFGDLTPLFAAAAEALAPGGLLAVSTELGEDGWTLLPSARYAHGDAYVRAASAPWFEIVDRAEIPLRRDAAAVTPGCLYLMTLKPA